From the Carya illinoinensis cultivar Pawnee chromosome 4, C.illinoinensisPawnee_v1, whole genome shotgun sequence genome, one window contains:
- the LOC122308000 gene encoding CEN-like protein 1, whose product MSKLMEPLTIGKVVGEVVDSFTPSVRMEVIYNSSKNVANGHELMPSVIISKPRAEIGGDDMRIAYTLIMTDPDAPNPSDPYLREHLHWMVTDIPGTTDASFGKENMGYESPKPAVGIHRYVFLLFKQRGRQTVRPPATRDHFNTRRFSEENGLGLPVAAVYFNARRETAARRR is encoded by the exons ATGTCAAAGCTCATGGAACCATTAACTATAGGGAAAGTGGTGGGAGAGGTGGTTGACAGTTTCACCCCAAGTGTTAGAATGGAAGTAATCTACAACTCTAGCAAAAATGTTGCCAATGGCCATGAGCTCATGCCTTCTGTCATTATCTCTAAACCCCGAGCAGAGATTGGTGGGGACGACATGAGGATTGCTTATACACTA aTTATGACAGATCCGGATGCTCCAAACCCTAGTGATCCATATTTAAGAGAACATCTCCACTG GATGGTTACAGATATTCCTGGCACCACTGATGCTTCTTTTG gaaaagaaaatatgggcTATGAGTCTCCGAAGCCAGCAGTCGGCATCCATAGGTACGTCTTCCTGTTGTTCAAACAGAGAGGAAGACAAACAGTGAGGCCTCCAGCCACAAGAGACCATTTCAACACAAGAAGATTCTCAGAAGAAAATGGTTTGGGTCTACCAGTGGCTGCAGTGTACTTCAATGCACGGAGAGAAACTGCTGCAAGAAGAAGATGA